The following DNA comes from Rhodothermales bacterium.
TTCTGTAGTCATGGGGTCGTGCGCTATCGGCGGGGGGCCTGTGATACATCCACCGCAATCGGGCGTAACCCCCATCGGAGGGGGCGTCGGATCTGGATGGGTCGGCGCCGGGAGAGGAGACCTAGGGGTAGGCGCGTTCACTGATGCTTCACAAAAACGGTGCCGACTCTACGGAATTCGTCCGGCTTCCGTTTGACGCGCGCAGGCGGGCGCGGTACCTTAGCCGGCGCCGTTTCTCCATTCGTCATCCAACAACCCCTTTTACATGTCAGCAGGACAGCAGTATTACGATAAAACCCTCGCCCTCCTCCAGCAGATCGAGGCCACGCAGCCGCCGAACATCGACGCCGCGGCCGAGATCTGCGCGAACGCCATCTCAAAAGGCGGGCTCGTGTTTCTTTTTGGCGCCGGCCACTCCCGCATGATGTGCGAGGAGATCACCCCGCGCCAGGGCGGGTTCGTGGGCTTTGTCGCGTTTGTCGAACTAGCCGTTTCGAACCATGCCTCGATCGTCGGGATGAACGGACTGCGCGGTCCGCTCCACCTCGAAAAGGTCGAGGGCTATGCGGAAGAGTTGCTGAAAGGCTTTAAATTTGGTCCGAACGACGCGTTTATCTTGATCTCGACGAGCGGTATCCGGCCGTTGATTGTTGAGATGGCGATGGGCGCGAAGCAACGCGGGATGCCGGTGATCGCGATGGTGTCTCGGCCGCACTGCGAGCAGTCGAAGCCGGCACACTCCTCCGGCAAGAAGCTGATCGACCTCGCCGACGTCGTACTCGACAACCACTGCCCCCCGGGCGATTGTATCCTCGAGCTCGAAGGTCTGGAGTGGCGCACCGGCCCGACCTCCACCATTACCGGGGGGATGATCATGAACATGCTCCGCGTCGAAACCGCCGAAAAACTCCTCGCCCGCGGCGTCAAACCCGAACTCCTCCCCAGCCACCAGTTCATCGGCAACGACCCCGCCGAAGAGCAGCTGGAGCGGTTCTACGAGGGGTACCGGAAGAGCCTGGCGCACCTTTATCGCTAACGCGATAAAGGTGCGGGTTACAGGTTGTCAGGTTACAGGTTACAGGTTGTTCGTTTCTATTAACCTGCAACCAGCCCACCTGCAACCAGCCCACCTGCAACCAGCCCACCTGCAACCAGCCCA
Coding sequences within:
- a CDS encoding SIS domain-containing protein encodes the protein MSAGQQYYDKTLALLQQIEATQPPNIDAAAEICANAISKGGLVFLFGAGHSRMMCEEITPRQGGFVGFVAFVELAVSNHASIVGMNGLRGPLHLEKVEGYAEELLKGFKFGPNDAFILISTSGIRPLIVEMAMGAKQRGMPVIAMVSRPHCEQSKPAHSSGKKLIDLADVVLDNHCPPGDCILELEGLEWRTGPTSTITGGMIMNMLRVETAEKLLARGVKPELLPSHQFIGNDPAEEQLERFYEGYRKSLAHLYR